The Candidatus Scalindua japonica genome contains a region encoding:
- a CDS encoding PHP domain-containing protein — MKLENEINKSFLEMSKRPIGARFFKADLHFHTPASEDARGRNKYNFNPYNIKYPPKKGNEQTYYKNIKQKQNDILFNSREVAEKIIQRFLEENLSLVAISDHNSIGTIWAYPESTKKTMDLTAPTWYEIIDDAAQKANEKAGKIVLTILPSVEISCTGVHILAVFPPTTPRRSNHFIICQLLNEIGFKIEEWGKNPKVGKRSLIDAVNLIKRKGGIPCLAHIDGSDQATLQLYKLKSGAMKNVFYNKNLSAVEIVNPGKFSKLDKTLKVSVKNLIDSLRRKKNLTPLAYFQGSDAHDYKTIGKRYAYVKMTEPSFEGLENCIHNPSTRVRISTTFSPVQSGLFVYGVEIDSKQFGKQLVRFNRHLNCITGKKETGKSNICQAMKSAVNKDFIKPGSKVKLFVEIMKDAKSSYKCFTRNNNGDDPFLFTSTDDGKILRKDNIDNWQKSPVKVNFYNPDRINEIIASRKKLEEFLVNNFGVDKKEGIKKFNEKYTTSGFLDPKKEELLFLEKNGHLKLFLNINWKKGETRRMEFQKLRRSLKRTVMIMMIIMNDRFGPVIIDSPEESIDNIDISDFLVPIIIKHKDFRQIILFTSNPTIAVNSDPENFILLEPKSITKTKITSGFSIEKSDKKDEVINILEGGVSSYDKRSGHYHLGLHQGR; from the coding sequence ATGAAACTGGAAAATGAAATAAATAAAAGCTTTCTCGAAATGAGTAAGCGCCCAATAGGAGCAAGGTTTTTCAAAGCAGATCTTCATTTTCATACCCCTGCATCAGAAGATGCCCGAGGGAGAAATAAGTACAACTTTAATCCTTACAATATTAAATACCCTCCTAAAAAAGGCAACGAACAGACGTATTATAAGAATATAAAACAGAAGCAGAATGATATTTTGTTCAATTCACGAGAAGTTGCTGAAAAAATTATTCAAAGATTCCTTGAAGAAAACCTTTCTCTCGTAGCAATAAGCGACCATAATAGCATTGGGACGATATGGGCATACCCTGAGTCCACAAAAAAGACAATGGATTTAACAGCGCCAACATGGTACGAAATTATCGACGACGCTGCACAAAAAGCAAATGAAAAGGCCGGTAAAATAGTATTAACCATTTTACCGAGTGTGGAAATAAGCTGTACGGGTGTACACATCCTTGCAGTTTTTCCACCCACGACACCACGCCGTTCTAACCACTTTATTATCTGCCAACTACTCAATGAAATCGGATTTAAAATCGAAGAATGGGGGAAGAATCCCAAGGTAGGAAAACGGAGCCTAATTGATGCGGTTAATTTGATCAAAAGGAAAGGAGGAATACCATGCCTCGCCCATATAGATGGTAGTGACCAGGCCACACTGCAATTATATAAACTAAAAAGTGGTGCTATGAAAAACGTGTTTTACAATAAAAACCTGTCCGCAGTAGAAATCGTTAACCCTGGAAAATTTTCTAAATTAGACAAGACACTTAAAGTAAGTGTAAAAAATTTGATTGACTCATTAAGAAGAAAAAAAAATCTTACGCCGCTCGCTTATTTTCAGGGATCAGACGCACATGACTACAAAACCATTGGAAAAAGGTATGCCTATGTAAAAATGACGGAACCCTCTTTTGAAGGACTGGAAAATTGTATTCACAATCCTTCCACAAGGGTGAGAATTTCAACTACCTTTAGCCCTGTCCAATCCGGCCTGTTTGTTTATGGAGTTGAAATTGACAGCAAACAGTTTGGTAAACAACTTGTCCGCTTTAACAGGCATTTAAACTGTATAACCGGCAAAAAGGAGACTGGCAAAAGCAATATATGTCAAGCCATGAAAAGTGCGGTAAATAAAGATTTTATCAAACCAGGCAGCAAGGTTAAACTATTTGTAGAGATAATGAAAGATGCAAAATCCTCTTATAAATGTTTTACCAGAAACAATAACGGTGATGATCCGTTCCTCTTCACGAGTACAGATGACGGCAAAATTTTAAGAAAAGATAATATTGACAATTGGCAAAAATCACCTGTTAAAGTAAATTTTTATAACCCTGATAGAATAAACGAGATTATTGCATCGAGAAAAAAGCTGGAAGAATTTTTAGTAAATAACTTTGGTGTTGATAAAAAAGAGGGTATTAAAAAATTCAATGAAAAATATACAACTTCTGGTTTCCTCGATCCAAAAAAAGAGGAACTTCTGTTTCTAGAGAAAAATGGCCACTTAAAGCTATTCCTGAATATAAACTGGAAAAAAGGGGAAACCAGACGAATGGAATTTCAAAAACTGAGAAGAAGTCTGAAAAGAACGGTTATGATTATGATGATTATCATGAATGACCGATTCGGCCCAGTCATAATCGACTCCCCTGAAGAGAGTATAGACAACATAGATATATCGGATTTCTTAGTCCCCATAATTATAAAACATAAGGACTTCAGGCAGATCATCCTGTTCACTTCGAACCCTACGATTGCGGTGAATTCCGATCCAGAAAACTTTATTTTACTCGAACCAAAGTCTATTACTAAGACCAAAATTACTTCAGGATTTTCGATCGAAAAAAGTGATAAAAAAGATGAAGTGATAAATATCCTGGAAG
- a CDS encoding DUF6599 family protein — MSKVKAKQGFTNYKIRLVVQALIFAAFICLLIFADPVAEKDGMVDVFLRMSPLSAIGAMVAAKEFILRYWPAFIILAASLFLGRFFCGWVCPLGTTLDVTDGLLKKQRKRVSHKIYDGKRLKYYILAFLLLSLFIGHQMVGWFDPISIATNAYTVVIHPYFVSLINSLFNFLHKIYFISFVSDPVHALLKEALFALHAPFFRGHLVFLIVLSVIILLGLFYKRYWCRNLCPLGALFALLSGWSIFNRVVGESVCDSCDRCNVDCKMGAIDETGMKTQAGECVLCMKCQEICHTSAVRFTGKQPPAQDIPVNLTKRGFVAACVSSAVITPLLSMNFRKKKNQGNLGIIRPPGSVPEDEFQAKCVRCGECMRVCKTNGLHPTILEAGLSGVWTPQLMPRIGYCAHDCVLCTKVCPSGAITRLSKEKKQRLAIGKARIDRNRCIPWVGYARLPDLDKSWEDVSCGVCEEVCPVPTKAIHFNTYVHGNGKEIRRVYVREESCIGCGFCEKVCPVNGRSAIVVEGIQPQVMTREIEIIEKEIFPATIDQWKMEERSKVYAGKDKLFEYINGGAEVYLSYSFIQVSTAIYVNKDSGSSVKIDIWEFGSSDDAYGVFAKDRAGKGVNIGNEASLYDNYLWVWKERYFITVEPYNGSVSPDDVTFVGTSVAGNFPAGKVSLPYIFRYLPEYGYVQGSSRYFHKKIILDNLYIFGRFIEKNVFNLSVQTDAVVAGFKPDKDRSPFKMLFVKYSDNQVAIESLNNFVALRESWGEQYLKTGQVHTFEDLKGKFSSVTCVNSLVIATFFVETREESELYIDKVVSKVKGPQY; from the coding sequence ATGAGTAAGGTAAAAGCAAAACAAGGTTTTACAAATTATAAGATCAGGTTGGTGGTCCAGGCACTAATATTTGCAGCATTTATCTGTCTGTTGATATTTGCTGATCCTGTTGCTGAAAAGGATGGGATGGTAGATGTTTTTCTTCGCATGAGTCCGCTCTCTGCAATCGGTGCAATGGTGGCGGCAAAGGAGTTTATTTTAAGGTATTGGCCGGCTTTTATCATCTTGGCGGCTTCTCTGTTTCTCGGTCGTTTCTTCTGCGGCTGGGTATGTCCTCTCGGAACTACTCTTGATGTTACCGATGGTTTACTTAAAAAACAGAGAAAGAGAGTATCGCATAAGATTTATGATGGCAAAAGGCTGAAGTATTATATATTGGCCTTTCTCCTATTAAGCCTGTTTATAGGCCATCAGATGGTTGGCTGGTTTGATCCGATTAGTATTGCGACAAACGCGTACACTGTTGTTATCCATCCTTACTTCGTTTCGCTCATCAATTCACTTTTTAATTTTCTCCATAAAATTTATTTTATCAGTTTTGTAAGTGACCCTGTCCATGCTTTGTTAAAGGAGGCGTTATTCGCGTTGCACGCGCCGTTTTTCAGAGGTCATCTTGTTTTTCTCATAGTTTTATCTGTAATAATACTGTTGGGGCTGTTTTACAAGAGGTATTGGTGCAGGAACCTGTGTCCATTAGGGGCGCTGTTTGCTCTCTTGTCAGGTTGGTCGATCTTTAATCGTGTGGTGGGAGAAAGTGTTTGCGATAGTTGTGACAGGTGTAATGTTGATTGCAAGATGGGGGCTATAGATGAGACAGGAATGAAAACCCAGGCGGGCGAGTGTGTTCTATGCATGAAATGTCAGGAAATATGTCATACCAGTGCTGTCAGGTTTACGGGAAAACAACCGCCGGCGCAGGACATTCCGGTTAATTTGACAAAGAGGGGCTTTGTGGCTGCATGTGTTTCAAGTGCAGTTATTACACCTCTATTATCAATGAACTTTAGAAAGAAGAAGAACCAGGGTAATCTTGGGATTATACGCCCTCCAGGATCGGTTCCTGAAGATGAATTTCAGGCCAAGTGTGTAAGGTGTGGCGAGTGTATGAGGGTATGCAAGACAAATGGTCTGCACCCGACAATTTTGGAGGCAGGATTGAGTGGAGTGTGGACCCCGCAGCTGATGCCTCGGATCGGATATTGCGCGCATGATTGTGTGCTTTGTACAAAGGTGTGTCCTTCGGGGGCAATTACCAGGCTTTCTAAAGAGAAGAAGCAGCGTCTGGCAATAGGAAAAGCGAGAATAGACAGGAACAGGTGTATTCCGTGGGTAGGTTATGCGCGATTGCCGGATTTAGATAAGAGTTGGGAGGATGTCAGTTGCGGCGTGTGTGAAGAGGTCTGTCCTGTCCCAACAAAGGCGATCCATTTTAATACATATGTCCATGGTAATGGCAAAGAGATAAGAAGAGTGTATGTGAGAGAAGAATCCTGTATCGGATGCGGTTTTTGTGAGAAAGTCTGTCCTGTAAATGGACGTTCCGCAATAGTCGTTGAAGGGATACAGCCCCAGGTAATGACAAGGGAGATTGAAATAATTGAGAAGGAGATCTTTCCTGCTACTATTGACCAATGGAAAATGGAAGAGAGGTCAAAAGTATATGCCGGTAAAGACAAACTTTTTGAATACATTAATGGCGGTGCCGAAGTTTATTTGTCTTACTCATTTATTCAAGTATCAACAGCCATATATGTAAATAAGGATAGTGGCAGTTCTGTAAAAATTGATATCTGGGAGTTTGGTAGTTCCGATGATGCCTATGGTGTATTTGCAAAAGACAGAGCGGGGAAAGGCGTAAACATTGGTAACGAAGCCTCGTTATACGATAATTACCTGTGGGTCTGGAAAGAGAGATATTTCATAACTGTTGAGCCTTATAACGGTAGTGTCAGCCCTGATGATGTCACCTTTGTCGGGACTTCCGTTGCAGGTAATTTCCCTGCCGGTAAAGTTAGTTTGCCGTATATATTCAGGTATCTGCCTGAGTATGGATATGTCCAGGGGAGTTCAAGGTACTTTCATAAAAAGATAATCCTTGATAATTTATATATTTTTGGCCGGTTTATTGAAAAAAATGTATTTAACCTGAGCGTGCAGACAGATGCAGTAGTTGCAGGCTTTAAGCCTGACAAAGATCGTTCACCTTTCAAAATGTTGTTCGTTAAGTATTCCGATAATCAAGTTGCGATTGAATCATTAAATAATTTCGTTGCATTGAGAGAATCATGGGGAGAACAATATCTGAAAACAGGACAGGTACATACATTTGAGGATTTGAAAGGTAAATTCAGCAGTGTGACATGTGTCAATAGTCTTGTCATTGCCACGTTCTTTGTAGAAACAAGAGAGGAATCGGAATTATATATTGATAAGGTTGTATCGAAGGTTAAAGGCCCTCAGTACTAA
- the rpsO gene encoding 30S ribosomal protein S15: MGIAKELKTELIEGNKVHDTDTGSPEVQVALLTERIKHLSDHLKEHKKDHTSRRGLLMMVGKRARLLKYLNRKNEEGYKSLIKKLGIRR; encoded by the coding sequence ATGGGCATAGCAAAAGAGTTGAAGACAGAATTAATTGAGGGTAATAAAGTTCACGATACCGACACGGGTTCTCCGGAAGTACAGGTTGCTTTATTGACGGAACGGATAAAACATCTGAGTGATCATCTGAAAGAGCACAAAAAGGACCATACGTCCAGGCGTGGGTTACTTATGATGGTTGGTAAAAGAGCAAGGTTGTTGAAATATCTTAATAGAAAAAATGAAGAAGGTTATAAGAGCCTGATAAAGAAGTTGGGCATACGTCGTTAA
- the pnp gene encoding polyribonucleotide nucleotidyltransferase: MKNIVEETIGGEIMSIESGEVATQADGSVIVRYGDTVVLTTAVCGDQKGGDFLPMTVDYREKTYSVGKFPGGFFKRESRPSNKEILTMRMTDRPMRPLFPKGYTNEVQVMSAVLSADKETDPDVISMVGASAAVSISGMPFNGPTGSVRVGLINDEFVINPKNSELESSSINLVVSGTEDAVMMVESSGKEVSEDKFVDAIMFGFEEIKKIVRMQKELVAKCGKERQEHEEPTLDTALYDDIKAKAYEEIKVKSLVKGKHARKKAIKEARTKFIEEYCTEEDEEGKEDRVKEVYGALVEAAVQEQIINEKTRIDGRGLTDIRPITSKVSFLPRTHGSALFTRGETQALVVATLGTSMDEQRVDGLVDGYTKKFMLDYNFPPFCVGEAKPIRGPGRREIGHGTLAEKALEPMVPAFEDFPYTIRIVSDILESNGSSSMASICGGTLCMMDAGIPMKRPVAGIAMGLIKEGDEIRILSDILGDEDHLGAMDFKVAGTEVGITALQMDLKIKGISEQIMRDALAQAKEGRMHILKEMQTAIEGPRSEISVHAPKLVKININPDKIGLVIGPGGKNIKKIQEESSSRVEIEDDGTIVISAATLESVELAKTYIKGLTDDAEVGKIYNGKIVSVKEYGVFVEIMPGKEGLVHISELSNDYIEKVEDVVKMGDEVKVKLIGIDDQKRLKLSRKAALKDEGTVPTST, translated from the coding sequence GTGAAAAATATAGTTGAAGAGACGATTGGCGGAGAGATTATGAGCATCGAGTCCGGCGAAGTTGCAACGCAGGCGGATGGCTCTGTTATCGTTCGTTATGGAGATACGGTCGTTCTGACTACGGCGGTATGTGGTGATCAGAAGGGAGGTGATTTCCTCCCTATGACAGTTGATTATAGAGAGAAAACTTACTCCGTAGGAAAATTTCCAGGTGGTTTTTTTAAGCGTGAAAGTAGACCTTCAAACAAGGAAATTTTAACAATGAGGATGACAGACAGGCCAATGCGTCCCCTTTTTCCAAAAGGTTATACAAATGAGGTACAAGTAATGTCTGCAGTCTTATCTGCTGATAAAGAGACCGATCCTGATGTTATTTCTATGGTTGGGGCATCTGCTGCGGTATCTATATCAGGTATGCCATTTAACGGCCCTACCGGTTCAGTGAGGGTTGGTTTAATAAATGATGAATTTGTAATTAATCCTAAAAACTCGGAACTTGAATCCAGTAGTATCAACCTGGTTGTATCCGGAACGGAAGACGCGGTAATGATGGTGGAATCTTCCGGGAAGGAGGTTTCTGAGGATAAGTTTGTTGATGCGATAATGTTTGGTTTTGAAGAGATAAAAAAGATTGTGCGTATGCAGAAAGAGTTGGTTGCAAAATGCGGGAAGGAGAGACAGGAACATGAGGAGCCAACGCTGGATACCGCGCTTTATGATGACATAAAGGCAAAGGCGTATGAAGAGATCAAGGTGAAATCTTTAGTCAAAGGTAAGCATGCCCGTAAAAAAGCTATAAAAGAAGCGCGTACCAAATTTATTGAAGAGTATTGCACCGAAGAAGACGAAGAAGGTAAAGAGGATAGGGTAAAGGAAGTTTATGGAGCTCTTGTAGAAGCGGCAGTGCAGGAACAAATTATTAATGAGAAGACAAGAATTGACGGTAGAGGTCTCACTGATATAAGGCCCATTACAAGTAAGGTTAGTTTTCTGCCGAGGACCCATGGCTCTGCCCTGTTTACCAGGGGAGAAACTCAGGCGCTTGTTGTGGCAACGCTGGGAACATCAATGGATGAACAGCGTGTAGATGGTCTGGTAGATGGTTATACGAAAAAGTTTATGTTGGATTATAATTTCCCACCATTTTGTGTCGGTGAAGCGAAACCGATCCGTGGACCGGGTAGACGCGAAATTGGGCATGGTACTTTGGCTGAAAAGGCCCTTGAGCCAATGGTGCCAGCTTTCGAAGATTTCCCTTACACAATACGGATAGTATCTGATATTCTCGAATCAAATGGGTCTTCTTCAATGGCGAGTATTTGTGGTGGTACACTTTGCATGATGGATGCGGGGATTCCGATGAAACGACCGGTTGCGGGTATAGCAATGGGGTTGATAAAAGAGGGTGATGAGATCCGAATACTATCTGACATTTTAGGTGATGAGGACCATTTGGGGGCTATGGACTTTAAAGTTGCCGGAACAGAGGTTGGTATTACTGCCCTTCAGATGGACTTAAAGATAAAAGGTATAAGTGAGCAAATTATGAGAGATGCGCTTGCTCAGGCGAAAGAGGGCAGGATGCATATCTTAAAGGAGATGCAAACTGCTATCGAGGGGCCTCGCAGCGAGATTTCAGTTCATGCTCCAAAGCTGGTTAAAATTAACATAAATCCGGACAAGATAGGATTGGTTATCGGCCCTGGCGGAAAAAATATTAAGAAGATTCAGGAGGAATCATCGTCACGAGTGGAAATAGAAGATGATGGTACTATCGTAATTTCTGCGGCGACTCTTGAATCAGTAGAGCTTGCCAAGACATATATTAAGGGACTTACTGATGATGCTGAGGTAGGGAAGATATACAATGGAAAGATTGTTTCCGTTAAAGAGTATGGTGTCTTTGTTGAAATAATGCCGGGAAAAGAAGGCCTGGTGCACATTTCCGAACTTTCTAATGATTATATTGAGAAAGTGGAAGATGTGGTAAAAATGGGTGATGAAGTTAAAGTAAAGCTGATAGGTATAGATGATCAAAAAAGGCTGAAGTTAAGTAGAAAAGCCGCTCTTAAGGACGAAGGTACTGTTCCGACTAGTACATAA
- a CDS encoding cold shock domain-containing protein: MIKKGTVKWFDVKKGFGFIQQEDGSDIFVHYSNISGNDFKVLEDGESVEFEVIDGHKGLQAQNVTKAEEAKT, translated from the coding sequence ATGATTAAGAAGGGTACTGTAAAGTGGTTTGATGTGAAAAAAGGCTTTGGCTTTATTCAACAGGAAGATGGAAGCGACATATTTGTTCACTACTCGAATATCTCTGGGAATGACTTCAAAGTATTAGAAGATGGAGAAAGTGTAGAATTTGAAGTTATAGACGGCCATAAAGGGTTACAAGCTCAAAATGTAACAAAAGCGGAAGAAGCAAAGACATAA
- a CDS encoding sensor histidine kinase — protein sequence MSENNFNSGELNYLNTLAAGLVHEIKNPLNAISINLQLLNEDLQDQDSERDRKMSNRVQLLQKEVGRLDHILSDFLRFAKTPVLHFEKCDINGVIESVLDFIGPEAMQNSIRILKSFDTTLPKCNLDSSVIKQALLNVILNAQQAMPNGGELMVRTYQNGENVFIDITDTGVGVQENKIDKIFQVYYSTKKNGTGLGLPTARRIIEENRGTINIRSEDGKGSSFLIKLPVNYKPEAK from the coding sequence ATGTCAGAGAATAATTTCAATTCAGGTGAATTAAATTATCTTAATACGTTAGCTGCCGGTTTAGTTCATGAAATCAAGAATCCATTGAATGCGATAAGCATAAATTTACAATTGTTGAATGAAGATTTACAAGATCAAGACTCGGAGAGAGACAGAAAAATGTCAAACAGGGTTCAATTGTTACAGAAGGAAGTTGGCAGGTTGGATCATATTCTCAGTGATTTCCTGAGATTTGCCAAGACACCGGTACTTCATTTCGAGAAATGTGATATTAATGGCGTTATAGAAAGTGTGCTGGACTTTATTGGTCCTGAAGCCATGCAGAATTCCATCAGGATCCTTAAAAGCTTTGATACAACGCTACCTAAATGTAACCTGGATAGTAGCGTAATAAAGCAAGCCTTGCTAAATGTAATACTTAATGCGCAACAAGCGATGCCGAACGGGGGAGAGCTGATGGTAAGGACTTATCAAAACGGTGAGAATGTTTTTATAGATATTACAGATACTGGTGTTGGGGTTCAAGAAAACAAGATTGATAAAATATTTCAAGTATACTATTCAACAAAAAAAAATGGGACAGGTCTTGGGTTGCCGACTGCCAGGAGAATTATTGAAGAAAACAGAGGTACGATAAACATACGCAGTGAAGATGGTAAAGGGAGTAGTTTCTTAATAAAATTACCTGTTAATTATAAACCGGAAGCAAAATAA
- a CDS encoding sigma-54-dependent transcriptional regulator, with protein sequence MDASILIIDDQKDQAEAIAESLGNAGYTCSTTTSGNNVVDMIRRDGIDVVITDLVMHEFDGMRILKETKENSPETEVIIITGHGSVENAVTAMQKGAATYLLKPININHLRAVVGKVVEKQNIVRSNIELHKQLEEKFGFAGIIGNSQQMHRIFSILKQIASTTATVLVVGESGTGKELIARAIHYNGPRKNNPFVELNSAAISESLLESELFGHEKGAFTGALQLRKGKFEYANNGSLFLDEVGDMPLTTQAKLLRLIEDGRIVRIGSNESIKIDVRIIAATNKDLGELVKEGKFREDLYFRFNVICLRLPPLRERQEDIFLLMDSFIKEFSKKNGKNIKDISPEARKILFRYDWPGNVRELRNCIESMIVFNQNGVLDIDDIPEHIYKSNRTALTGPVFPVGVTLDEMEKELIKNTLAYVGGNRGETAKILGIGERTLYRKLEKYGLK encoded by the coding sequence ATGGACGCAAGTATTTTAATCATCGATGATCAAAAAGACCAGGCTGAAGCGATAGCAGAGAGTTTGGGAAATGCAGGCTATACATGTTCAACCACTACGAGTGGCAATAATGTCGTAGATATGATCAGAAGAGATGGGATAGACGTGGTGATTACGGATTTGGTTATGCATGAGTTTGATGGGATGAGGATTTTGAAGGAAACCAAAGAGAACTCACCTGAAACAGAAGTTATTATAATAACCGGCCATGGTAGTGTTGAGAATGCGGTTACTGCCATGCAGAAAGGGGCAGCTACATATCTGTTAAAACCTATAAATATAAACCATTTAAGGGCTGTTGTGGGCAAGGTTGTTGAGAAGCAGAATATAGTAAGAAGTAATATAGAATTGCATAAACAGCTTGAAGAAAAATTTGGCTTTGCCGGTATTATAGGTAATAGCCAGCAGATGCATAGGATCTTCAGTATATTGAAACAGATTGCATCTACTACTGCGACCGTTTTGGTTGTGGGTGAAAGTGGCACGGGTAAAGAGTTAATAGCCAGGGCAATCCACTATAATGGACCACGAAAAAACAATCCTTTTGTTGAACTGAATTCTGCCGCTATTTCAGAGTCACTTCTTGAAAGCGAGTTGTTTGGGCATGAAAAAGGAGCATTTACAGGGGCTTTGCAACTGAGGAAAGGGAAGTTTGAATATGCGAATAATGGTTCTCTTTTTCTGGATGAGGTTGGTGACATGCCCCTGACAACACAGGCAAAACTGTTAAGATTGATAGAAGACGGAAGGATTGTACGTATTGGCAGTAATGAATCAATAAAGATAGATGTAAGGATTATAGCGGCTACTAATAAGGATTTGGGAGAGTTGGTTAAAGAGGGTAAATTCAGAGAAGATTTATATTTCAGGTTTAATGTTATATGTCTCAGGCTACCACCATTAAGGGAGAGGCAGGAGGATATTTTCCTGTTGATGGATTCTTTTATTAAGGAGTTCTCTAAGAAAAATGGTAAGAACATTAAAGATATAAGTCCTGAAGCCAGGAAAATTTTATTTAGGTATGACTGGCCGGGAAATGTAAGGGAACTTCGAAATTGTATTGAGAGTATGATTGTCTTTAATCAAAACGGAGTACTTGATATTGATGATATACCCGAGCATATTTATAAGAGTAATAGGACGGCTTTAACAGGGCCAGTTTTTCCTGTTGGGGTGACTCTTGATGAAATGGAAAAAGAACTGATAAAAAACACGCTGGCATATGTGGGAGGAAACAGAGGAGAGACAGCAAAGATACTGGGTATTGGAGAGAGAACGCTCTATAGGAAGCTTGAGAAGTATGGTCTGAAGTAG
- a CDS encoding PSP1 domain-containing protein: MKYQVTVRYGILRNVEKALTQDADLRKGDKIVVRSTRGVELGVAISRPLELNAESDISGMGEVLHKVTEEEEKKQEEIEKETIPSEYSFCQEKIKEHELPMKLASVEHLFGSKKIIFYFLAKGRVDFRELVKDLAKKYKARIEMKQIGVRDEAKLLAEYEHCGRELCCRTFLKNLEPVTMKMAKNQKATLDPSKISGRCGRLMCCLRYEDAAYEEMKHKLPRKGTLIATTKGVGEVVDYDILQQKITMESKDKKLIVVKKNEILEQVRGARSGTKKGCGSETGSGCGNHSG, translated from the coding sequence ATGAAATATCAAGTAACTGTGAGATATGGTATTTTAAGAAATGTAGAAAAAGCTTTAACTCAAGATGCCGATTTGAGAAAGGGTGATAAGATTGTTGTTCGGTCTACCCGTGGTGTAGAATTAGGTGTCGCAATTTCACGTCCGCTGGAGTTGAATGCCGAAAGTGACATTTCCGGAATGGGTGAGGTGTTGCACAAGGTAACTGAAGAGGAAGAGAAAAAACAGGAGGAAATTGAAAAAGAAACAATCCCTTCAGAATATAGCTTTTGCCAGGAGAAAATAAAAGAACATGAGTTGCCAATGAAACTTGCCAGTGTTGAGCATCTGTTTGGAAGCAAAAAAATAATTTTTTATTTTCTGGCTAAAGGAAGGGTTGATTTCAGAGAATTGGTTAAGGATTTGGCCAAAAAATATAAAGCGAGAATTGAGATGAAACAAATCGGTGTTCGAGATGAAGCTAAGTTATTAGCCGAATATGAACATTGTGGTAGAGAGCTTTGTTGCAGGACTTTTTTGAAGAACCTGGAACCGGTTACCATGAAGATGGCTAAGAATCAGAAAGCGACTCTTGATCCATCAAAAATTTCCGGTAGATGTGGCAGGTTAATGTGTTGCTTGAGATATGAGGATGCTGCATATGAAGAAATGAAACACAAACTTCCAAGAAAAGGGACGTTAATCGCTACTACCAAGGGTGTTGGAGAAGTTGTGGATTATGATATCCTGCAACAAAAAATAACCATGGAATCAAAAGATAAAAAGTTGATTGTTGTAAAGAAAAATGAAATTTTAGAGCAAGTAAGAGGGGCTAGATCCGGTACAAAAAAAGGGTGCGGATCTGAAACCGGCTCCGGTTGCGGGAACCACAGTGGATAA